One window of the Benincasa hispida cultivar B227 chromosome 3, ASM972705v1, whole genome shotgun sequence genome contains the following:
- the LOC120072827 gene encoding IMPACT family member in pol 5'region, producing the protein MPVAIAIAAAPNLRHFKKLGAIINTREKKFNTRLSSSLGAVPREKKDMVATASSSSGDSGAYTTIKEIVRFEREIKKSKFIAIAGPVSNEQSAFSFLSQVRDPRATHNCWAYQVGDQYRSNDDGEPSGTAGKPIHSAIVSSGIDRVMVVVIRHFGGIKLGTGGLVRAYGGVASECLKSAQTCVVKSKVPMGVEVPFDLLGVLYHQLQSFQVEDIKQDYDSGKDGITMVTFKVDFDCVEKLEDAIKSNCSRDLVFYKR; encoded by the exons ATGCCTGTGGCAATTGCAATTGCAGCAGCGCCAAATCTTCGTCACTTCAAGAAACTGGGCGCGATTATCAATACTCGAGAGAAGAAATTCAATACTCGATTATCTTCCTCACTGGGCGCGGTTCCTCGAGAGAAGAAAGATATGGTTGCAACAGCCAGTAGCAGTAGCGGAGATTCAGGCGCATACACGACGATTAAAGAGATTGTAAGATTTGAAAGAGAAATCAAGAAGAGCAAGTTCATCGCAATTGCTGGTCCTGTCTCTAATGAGCAATCTGCCTTCTCTTTTCTCTCCCAG GTGCGGGATCCGCGAGCTACTCACAATTGCTGGGCGTATCAG GTTGGAGATCAATACAGGTCTAATGATGATGGCGAGCCATCTGGTACAGCTGGTAAACCAATTCATTCTGCAATTGTTTCTTCAGGTATTGACAGAGTCATGGTGGTTGTGATCAG GCATTTTGGAGGTATCAAACTTGGCACTGGGGGACTAGTCAGGGCTTATGGAGGAGTAGCTTCTGAATGCCTGAAGAGTGCCCAAACTTGTGTTGTGAAATCTAAG GTTCCAATGGGTGTGGAGGTACCATTCGATCTTTTAGGGGTCTTGTACCACCAG TTACAATCTTTTCAAGTTGAGGACATTAAACAGGATTATGACAGTGGTAAAGATGGTATTACGATGGTGACATTCAAGGTTGATTTCGATTGTGTTGAGAAGTTGGAGGATGCTATCAAATCTAACTGTAGCCGTGATTTAGTCTTTTACAAGCGATAA